From Alteromonas australica, one genomic window encodes:
- a CDS encoding HvfA family oxazolone/thioamide-modified RiPP metallophore, protein MKQINKTSMACALGAVVLGSLASTSTLAEANPFGVQSLESGYSQFAPEGKCGEDKAKKMKEGKCGEGKCGEDKAKKMKEGKCGEGKCGEDKAKKMKEGKCGEDKASMKADANKAKEGKCGEGKCGEGTCGSM, encoded by the coding sequence ATGAAACAAATCAACAAAACATCTATGGCTTGTGCGCTAGGTGCCGTGGTTTTAGGTTCGTTGGCATCAACGTCAACATTGGCTGAAGCAAATCCATTTGGGGTTCAATCATTAGAATCCGGCTATAGTCAGTTTGCACCTGAAGGCAAGTGTGGCGAAGATAAAGCCAAAAAAATGAAAGAAGGTAAATGCGGCGAAGGAAAGTGCGGCGAAGATAAAGCCAAAAAAATGAAAGAAGGCAAGTGTGGCGAAGGGAAGTGTGGCGAAGATAAAGCGAAAAAAATGAAAGAAGGCAAATGTGGCGAAGATAAAGCGTCCATGAAAGCCGATGCCAATAAAGCCAAAGAAGGGAAATGTGGCGAAGGAAAATGTGGTGAAGGTACTTGCGGAAGTATGTAA